The Streptococcus oralis DNA window AAGCGTTCCATTTTGACGAATACGATTAAACTGCGAAACTTCTTCCCAAGAATATTTTGATCGAACCATATCCATCTCCTACTTCTGAGCCACAAAAAACCAACGAGTGCTTGTTTCTGTTGGCTCTTTGTCTTCAAAGTCCGCAAAGAGTTTAAAGGATTTGAATCCGGCCTGTTCCAGCAAAATATCATAGGTCAGGACCTCATAAGTCCGCTCCTCATGCACTTCATCGTGGCGACTAAAGGAACCATCCGTTTCCTTAATAAAGAAAGTCAACTCATGCACGATGGAGTGAGGAGCTTCGTCCTCGTAGGTATCCCAAAGCATGGCAAAATCTTCCGCATTTTCATGATAGGAATAACCTGGAAAAACCTCATCCGTCTGGTAAGTCGAATGCACATCAAAGATAAAAACACCATCTTCATTGAGAGCATTATAGACTTCTTTAAAAACGTCCCCGACTTCTACCTCATCCTGCATGTAGCAGATTGAGTCAGAGTAACACGTGACAAAATCATATTGACCTGCCTTAGACAAATCCAGCATATTGCCTTCCATAAAGTCAATCTTTTGCTTGGCTGAAGCAGCCCTCTTCTCCGCAATCTTCAACATATCCGCACTCAAGTCCAGTCCAGTCACATCAAAACCAGCCTGAGAGAAGCGCACTGATTGAATTCCTGTTCCACAAGCCAATTCCAAGAGTTTCTTTCTCTCCTTGGTCTTAGGCAAATGACGGAGGGAAAAATCCGTCCATTTATCGTATAAACTATCGTCCATCACAGCATCGTAAACAGCCGCAAAGGTTTCATAAGTCGCCATAAATCATGATACCAAGTCCGCCTGTAATTCGATAGAAAATTAGGAACCTGACAATGGAGCCGAGCTCCAAGGAAGGCTGT harbors:
- a CDS encoding class I SAM-dependent DNA methyltransferase codes for the protein MATYETFAAVYDAVMDDSLYDKWTDFSLRHLPKTKERKKLLELACGTGIQSVRFSQAGFDVTGLDLSADMLKIAEKRAASAKQKIDFMEGNMLDLSKAGQYDFVTCYSDSICYMQDEVEVGDVFKEVYNALNEDGVFIFDVHSTYQTDEVFPGYSYHENAEDFAMLWDTYEDEAPHSIVHELTFFIKETDGSFSRHDEVHEERTYEVLTYDILLEQAGFKSFKLFADFEDKEPTETSTRWFFVAQK